From the Flavobacterium galactosidilyticum genome, one window contains:
- a CDS encoding DUF4442 domain-containing protein, translating to MKLTVSKLNNFLLFKLPSAFICGVRVKAIDEERCIVSVKHRWINQNPFNSMYFAVQAMAAELSTGALVMYQIQKCDRKISMLVANNKGNFTKKATGRITFVCNDGHLIEKAIQETIATGEGQTFWMKSVGTDEKGIQVSEMDFEWSVRAK from the coding sequence ATGAAACTAACCGTATCAAAACTTAACAACTTTTTATTATTCAAATTACCTTCAGCATTTATCTGCGGAGTGCGTGTAAAAGCGATAGATGAGGAAAGATGTATCGTCTCTGTAAAACACAGATGGATTAATCAAAACCCCTTTAACTCGATGTATTTCGCTGTTCAAGCAATGGCTGCTGAACTTTCTACAGGCGCTTTAGTGATGTATCAAATTCAAAAGTGTGATAGGAAAATATCGATGTTAGTGGCTAACAACAAAGGAAATTTTACAAAAAAAGCTACTGGACGAATTACTTTTGTTTGCAACGACGGACATCTTATCGAAAAAGCAATTCAAGAAACAATAGCTACAGGCGAGGGGCAGACCTTCTGGATGAAATCCGTTGGAACGGATGAAAAGGGAATTCAAGTTTCCGAAATGGATTTTGAGTGGAGTGTAAGAGCCAAATAG
- a CDS encoding DUF4870 domain-containing protein, which produces MESTTEKNIATFTHLSSLTQYFIPFGNYIFPIILWSTKKEESEFVNHNGKQVLNFQLSLLLYSLVLLMIAIPSFLISIFKDMSLNALMNNHDFEFSNFNFEANIGFLTVGIVCLTIFGLLKIAEFFLIIYAAIKTSNGENFSYPITIPFIK; this is translated from the coding sequence ATGGAATCAACTACGGAAAAAAACATTGCTACATTTACACATTTGAGTTCACTTACTCAATACTTTATTCCTTTCGGAAATTATATTTTTCCAATAATTTTATGGAGTACTAAAAAAGAGGAATCGGAATTTGTGAATCATAACGGAAAACAAGTCCTAAATTTTCAATTGAGTTTATTATTGTATTCTTTAGTTTTACTTATGATAGCAATTCCTTCTTTTCTAATTTCAATATTCAAAGACATGTCGCTTAATGCCTTAATGAATAATCATGATTTTGAATTTTCTAACTTTAACTTTGAAGCCAATATTGGATTCTTAACCGTTGGAATAGTATGTCTAACCATTTTTGGACTTTTGAAAATAGCTGAGTTCTTTTTAATTATTTATGCCGCTATTAAAACCTCAAATGGAGAAAACTTTAGCTATCCCATAACGATTCCTTTTATTAAGTAG
- a CDS encoding PadR family transcriptional regulator gives MNIENTKAQMRKGVLEFCILSVLKEKDAYTSEILDTLKDAKLLVVEGTIYPLLTRLKNDGLLNYRWEESTSGPPRKYYGLTEIGQTFLNELTGTWTELSDAVNLITNQKQ, from the coding sequence ATGAACATTGAAAACACAAAAGCCCAAATGCGCAAAGGTGTTCTCGAGTTTTGCATCTTATCTGTATTGAAAGAAAAAGATGCTTACACATCGGAAATACTGGACACTTTGAAAGATGCAAAGTTATTAGTCGTGGAGGGAACTATTTATCCGCTACTAACAAGACTAAAAAACGACGGATTACTGAACTATCGCTGGGAGGAATCAACATCAGGACCACCTAGAAAATATTACGGACTTACCGAAATAGGACAAACTTTTTTGAACGAACTAACTGGCACTTGGACTGAATTATCTGATGCCGTAAACCTTATAACCAACCAAAAACAATAG
- a CDS encoding PspC domain-containing protein, which translates to MNKTVNINLGGMFFHIDEDAYQKLTRYFDAIKRSLSNSSGHDEIIKDIEMRVSELLNEKQKTDKHVIGLKDVDEVIAVMGQPEDYIIEDDGTTGPTYNKTYSTRTKKLYRDKEKGMIGGVASGLGYYFGIDTVWIRLALILLVWGFGTGIIAYIILWIVVPEAVTTSEKLEMTGEPVNISNIEKKVREEFDNVSDKIKNADYDKYGNQIKTGAGKLGNSFGDFILTIFKIFAKFLGVILIITGITTLFFLLVGIFTLGSGVFIDFPWQGFIEAGNFTDYPIWAFGLLMFFAVGIPFFFLTLLGFKLLAPNMKSIGNIAKYTLLALWIIAVSLAISIAVKQATAFAADGRVVKKETFNLNPTDTLFIKFKHNDYFAKNVEERNNFMITQDSTGIDIIYSNEVRFKIEKTDEKLPYIQIEKEAKGKSLAEAKKRAEQIKYGYTIMGNQLVLDNYLLTDLKNKYRDQEIEITLYLPKGTLIKPDDSMRDYDRTDSDYFLWNPGQNEVYKVGQNKIICINCANTENDDVLNGAEDSTGDYGDVVIDTNDDTKTSVTINQKGISIKKDSITNSDKKFKELKINKDGIIIKTN; encoded by the coding sequence ATGAACAAAACTGTAAATATAAACTTAGGTGGAATGTTTTTTCACATAGATGAAGATGCATACCAAAAACTAACGCGCTATTTTGACGCAATAAAAAGATCACTATCAAACTCTTCTGGTCATGACGAAATCATAAAAGATATTGAAATGCGTGTTTCGGAATTGTTGAACGAAAAGCAAAAAACAGATAAGCACGTAATAGGGTTGAAAGATGTAGATGAGGTTATTGCCGTAATGGGACAGCCCGAAGATTACATAATTGAAGATGACGGCACAACTGGGCCAACTTACAACAAAACATATAGTACGAGAACAAAAAAATTGTACCGCGATAAGGAAAAAGGAATGATTGGTGGTGTTGCATCCGGTTTAGGATACTATTTTGGGATTGATACTGTGTGGATTCGTTTAGCATTGATACTTTTAGTTTGGGGATTTGGTACAGGAATCATTGCGTACATTATTCTTTGGATTGTAGTACCTGAAGCTGTTACTACGTCAGAAAAACTAGAAATGACTGGGGAGCCAGTTAACATCTCGAACATTGAAAAAAAAGTAAGAGAAGAATTTGATAACGTTTCTGACAAAATAAAAAATGCAGATTATGACAAGTACGGAAACCAAATTAAAACTGGCGCAGGCAAATTAGGAAATTCTTTCGGCGACTTCATCTTGACCATTTTTAAGATTTTCGCTAAATTCCTAGGTGTAATTTTAATAATTACGGGAATAACAACCTTATTTTTTCTGTTGGTTGGAATTTTCACATTAGGTTCTGGAGTCTTTATAGATTTCCCTTGGCAAGGTTTTATTGAAGCCGGGAATTTTACTGATTATCCTATATGGGCTTTTGGACTTTTGATGTTTTTTGCTGTTGGAATTCCTTTCTTTTTTCTAACATTATTAGGATTTAAACTTTTAGCTCCTAACATGAAATCTATTGGTAATATTGCAAAATACACCTTGCTTGCGCTATGGATAATTGCTGTTTCATTAGCGATCTCCATTGCAGTAAAACAAGCAACTGCGTTCGCCGCTGATGGTAGAGTAGTAAAAAAAGAAACTTTTAATCTAAACCCTACTGATACACTTTTCATAAAATTCAAACACAACGATTATTTTGCTAAGAACGTAGAAGAGCGCAATAATTTTATGATAACCCAGGATTCTACTGGAATAGATATCATTTATTCTAATGAAGTTAGATTCAAAATAGAAAAAACAGATGAAAAATTGCCTTACATTCAAATTGAGAAAGAAGCCAAAGGAAAATCTTTAGCTGAGGCCAAAAAAAGAGCGGAGCAAATAAAATATGGTTATACAATCATGGGAAATCAGTTAGTTTTAGACAACTACTTACTGACGGATTTAAAAAATAAATACAGAGATCAAGAAATTGAAATCACTTTATATTTGCCAAAAGGGACGTTGATCAAACCAGATGATTCTATGAGAGATTATGATAGAACTGATAGTGATTATTTTTTATGGAATCCAGGACAAAACGAAGTTTATAAAGTAGGTCAAAATAAAATAATCTGTATAAATTGTGCTAACACAGAAAATGACGATGTACTAAATGGCGCTGAAGATAGTACAGGCGACTATGGTGATGTTGTAATTGATACGAATGATGATACTAAGACTTCAGTAACGATAAATCAAAAGGGAATTTCAATAAAGAAAGATTCTATTACTAATTCTGATAAAAAGTTCAAGGAATTGAAAATAAATAAAGACGGCATCATCATTAAAACGAATTAG
- a CDS encoding head GIN domain-containing protein — protein MLKIITIITKFILVTLTALLFASCNQSINLNSIKGSGNVTIENRRIDGTFKSVEVSNAIDLVIEQGDNTAISVEADDNLQKHITTRVENGVLIVACDYNSFFNIESKKVIVKTPIIEELSASSAATINSVNTLRSENISFRTSSAATINVNVKSDNIHSKSSSGSSITLEGMALNLEALASSGSSINAGSLLVNDIIAKSSSGSTIRVHPIVNLNATATSGSNISYKNQPQTIRKMVHSGGSVDKQ, from the coding sequence ATGTTAAAAATCATCACAATAATTACAAAATTCATCCTGGTTACCTTAACAGCCTTACTTTTTGCATCTTGTAACCAATCGATAAATCTGAATTCGATAAAGGGAAGTGGCAACGTAACCATTGAAAATCGTCGCATAGATGGAACTTTCAAAAGTGTAGAAGTGAGTAATGCTATCGATCTTGTTATTGAACAAGGCGATAATACTGCAATAAGCGTTGAAGCGGATGATAATTTGCAAAAACACATTACGACCAGAGTAGAAAATGGCGTTCTTATTGTGGCGTGTGATTACAACTCTTTTTTTAATATCGAATCAAAAAAAGTCATCGTAAAAACGCCAATAATTGAAGAGTTATCTGCTTCAAGTGCGGCAACGATTAACAGTGTCAATACATTGAGAAGCGAAAATATATCTTTTAGAACTTCTAGCGCCGCAACAATCAATGTAAATGTTAAATCAGATAATATACATAGTAAATCGAGCAGTGGAAGCTCAATAACTTTAGAAGGAATGGCACTAAATCTAGAAGCTTTAGCATCAAGCGGAAGTTCTATAAATGCGGGTTCACTATTAGTTAATGATATAATTGCAAAATCGTCCAGTGGTTCAACAATTCGTGTTCACCCTATTGTGAATTTGAATGCAACTGCTACTAGTGGAAGTAATATCTCATACAAAAACCAGCCTCAAACAATTCGTAAAATGGTTCATTCCGGCGGTAGCGTTGATAAGCAATAA
- a CDS encoding GIN domain-containing protein has translation MKKYITLLLLVLSTTVLLAQKKEKIKGSKIVTTERRDIDNFQELVIEDNLEVHLERGEKAEVKIEADENLHEIISLEQYNKTLRIYTTQLASSYKKMIVRVTYTDNLNLISSKNESSINAIQELLLDKVTINAFDSSKLFINVKTQNFVLQAGDKTKTELNLKSENTTIQLNKNASLKALVITDVLKVDQYQKSSATVEGNATSAAIRLDNNASFTGNKLNTVSATITTESYTNCSLFVEKEVIIDAINKSEIQLLGSPKIEISKFLDEAKLIKKLK, from the coding sequence ATGAAAAAATATATTACATTGCTTCTACTTGTTTTGTCTACAACAGTATTATTAGCGCAGAAAAAGGAAAAAATAAAGGGTTCAAAAATAGTTACTACAGAGCGTCGTGACATTGATAATTTTCAAGAATTAGTAATTGAAGATAATCTTGAAGTACACTTAGAGAGAGGAGAAAAAGCAGAAGTTAAAATTGAAGCTGACGAAAATCTTCACGAGATCATTTCATTGGAACAATACAACAAAACTTTACGAATTTACACTACTCAGCTGGCTAGTAGTTATAAAAAAATGATTGTACGAGTGACCTATACTGATAATTTGAATTTGATTTCTTCAAAAAACGAGTCTTCTATAAATGCAATTCAAGAACTTTTGCTAGATAAAGTTACTATAAATGCATTTGACTCCTCTAAACTATTCATAAATGTTAAGACTCAAAATTTTGTTCTTCAAGCAGGAGACAAAACAAAAACAGAATTAAATTTAAAATCTGAAAACACGACAATCCAATTGAATAAAAATGCTTCTTTGAAAGCATTAGTTATTACAGATGTTTTGAAAGTAGATCAGTATCAAAAATCGAGTGCTACTGTGGAAGGAAATGCAACAAGCGCAGCTATTCGCTTAGATAATAATGCTTCATTTACCGGAAATAAATTAAACACAGTAAGCGCTACTATAACCACTGAAAGCTACACCAACTGCAGCTTATTTGTGGAAAAAGAAGTGATTATCGACGCTATAAATAAATCTGAAATTCAACTTTTAGGCAGTCCAAAAATAGAGATAAGCAAGTTTTTAGATGAAGCTAAATTGATTAAGAAATTAAAATAA
- a CDS encoding GIY-YIG nuclease family protein produces MYTVYILFSKTSLKYYTGQTNNLEDRLNRHNSGLSVSTKSGKPWTLIHQLQFNTRSEALQIESKVKKRGAKRYLEDITLL; encoded by the coding sequence ATGTATACAGTTTACATTCTTTTTAGCAAAACTTCCTTGAAATATTATACAGGACAAACAAACAATCTTGAAGACAGATTAAATAGACATAATTCTGGTTTAAGTGTATCTACTAAATCGGGAAAGCCATGGACTTTAATTCATCAGTTACAATTTAATACGCGATCTGAAGCCTTACAAATAGAGAGTAAAGTTAAAAAAAGAGGTGCTAAAAGGTATTTGGAGGACATTACCTTATTGTAA